The DNA region TTGAGCCTCATTTTGGTGCCGGGCGCGTTTGAGATACCGATGGCGCTTGAAAAGGCGCTAGGTAGCGGTAAATTTGACGCCGTTTGCTGCGTGGGAGCGGTGATCCGCGGCTCTACGCCTCACTTTGACTACGTTAGCGCCGAGACTACCAAGGGCATCGCAAATGTCACGCTAAAATACGGCAAACCGGTGACCTTTGGCGTGCTAACGGTAGATAGCATCGAGCAAGCCATCGAGCGAGCTGGCTCAAAGGCCGGAAATAAGGGCTTTGAAGCGATGACGGGCGTGATCGAGATGCTAAGCTTATATAAAAATTTGGAGGCGTAAAATGGCGACTCGTCATCAGGTCAGACAAGCCGTCGTTTCGCTACTCTACTCAAATGAGATAAATCCGGTAACTGCTGCATTTGAAGAGGAATTTCTAGAAGAGAAAAAGATAAGAAACGAGCGCAAACAT from Campylobacter concisus includes:
- the ribH gene encoding 6,7-dimethyl-8-ribityllumazine synthase — its product is MKIIEGNLALKGGEKVAIVGARFNHIITDRLVEGARDAFLRHGGDEANLSLILVPGAFEIPMALEKALGSGKFDAVCCVGAVIRGSTPHFDYVSAETTKGIANVTLKYGKPVTFGVLTVDSIEQAIERAGSKAGNKGFEAMTGVIEMLSLYKNLEA